A genome region from Cydia pomonella isolate Wapato2018A chromosome 21, ilCydPomo1, whole genome shotgun sequence includes the following:
- the LOC133529669 gene encoding uncharacterized protein LOC133529669: protein MSGLFWIAEEEYILQLKTSLIIISLLCLMAAQLEAMFARAECCAEREHVAALRLIMRALFRVANLLLIYASVIENGSLMQIYVWYTLAYIVVGVPVAIADMLLGLKHEERIAVDFVTEIVFLFVLSRCLPVVNTYRIQLTELERAKW, encoded by the exons ATGTCCGGGCTTTTCTGGATCGCGGAAGAGGAATATATTCTGCAATTGAAAACCTCTTTGATAATCATATCTCTTCTTTGTTTG ATGGCAGCACAATTAGAGGCAATGTTCGCGCGCGCTGAGTGCTGCGCTGAGCGGGAGCACGTAGCGGCTCTGCGGTTGATCATGCGTGCGCTGTTTCGCGTCGCCAATCTGCTGTTGATATACGCTTCAGTCATT GAGAACGGCTCGCTAATGCAGATTTACGTGTGGTACACGCTCGCCTACATCGTGGTCGGAGTGCCGGTTGCCATCGCCGACATGCTGCTGGGACTCAAGCATGAGGAACGTATCGCCGTCGACTTTGTCACTGAGATCGTGTTCCTCTTCG TGTTGTCTCGGTGTCTCCCTGTAGTGAACACCTACAGAATACAATTAACTGAACTGGAGCGAGCGAAATGGTGA